The Bacillus sp. Y1 genome includes the window TACTTAACGATGAAGACCATGCAGGGGCTAGGTGAAGGAATCTTCCGTTTGTTTTTCTTTTCTGTCCCTGGAATGCTTATCGTTTCGTTAATTTTTCCTATTCGTTTTTCAGCTGATATTTACACGTGGGCACTCTTTTTTGTTTCCATTGTCCTAAGCTTTTTAATAAATACTCAAATCAATTTATTAACAGGAATGACTACTTTTTTCTTATTTAATAATACAGGTCTCATTCGAGCAAAGCGGGTAATTATTGATTTGTTTTCTGGACTTTTATTACCGCTCAGTTTTTTTCCTCAGGGAATTCAAGAGGTACTTAAGTTTCTCCCGTTTCAAGGAATCAGTTATGTACCAAGCATGATATTTACAAACGGTTTCTCGTTTAGTGAGACCATTCAAGCAATAATGCTACAAGGCATGTGGGTGTTAATCTTAATCGTTCCGATACAGGCTCTTTGGATATTAGCCAAGAAAATGCTTGTCATCCAAGGAGGGTAATATGATGTTTTATTTACAAATGCTTGCACAATATATTGGTCAATATTTGAAAACTAGACTTCAATATCGTTCAGACCTGGTTGTTGAACTAGTGTCAGATTTGCTTTTTCAAGCGGTAAATTTAATTTTCATTATTGTTGTTTTTGGTCATACCGACTTTTTAAACGGCTGGAGTCGGGATGAAATTATCTTTATTTATGGCTTCTTTCTCGTGCCATTTGCATTATTTTCTTCCTTCTTTAATATTTGGGATTTTAACGAGCGATATATAGTAAAAGGCGAGTTGGATAGAATCTTAACTCGACCTATACACAGCCTGTTTCAAATTGTTCTTGAACGAATGGAATTGGAATCTTTATTCGGTGCGATTACAGGTTTTGTAGTTATGGCATACGCTGGTGCCCGGCTTGGACTTTCTATCAATTGGTACGATCCGTTTTTGTTCTTAGTTTTTGTAATAGGTGGAGCTCTAGTGTATGCAGGTGTTTTTATTCTTATCGCCTGTATCAGCTTTTGGGCAGATGCTAGAACATCGATTATGCCAATGATGTACAACATTGGGAATTATGGAAGGTACCCGGTAGATATTTATAACACGGTAATCCGCTTTGTGCTCACATGGATTCTTCCTTTTGCATTTGTCGGAGTTTACCCAGCAGCGTTTTTCTTGAGAAGAGAAGAATGGTACGTGTATTCCTTTTTGACGCCCGTTATTGGAGTTGTGTTTTTTG containing:
- a CDS encoding ABC transporter permease, with translation MDKYFEMIRIRFLMMLAYRTNYYTGILIYSINIGAYYFLWKAIYGGKETIEGLSVLQMTTYVAVAWMARAFYFNNIDREMAMEIKEGKVAVELIRPYNYLTMKTMQGLGEGIFRLFFFSVPGMLIVSLIFPIRFSADIYTWALFFVSIVLSFLINTQINLLTGMTTFFLFNNTGLIRAKRVIIDLFSGLLLPLSFFPQGIQEVLKFLPFQGISYVPSMIFTNGFSFSETIQAIMLQGMWVLILIVPIQALWILAKKMLVIQGG
- a CDS encoding ABC transporter permease — translated: MFYLQMLAQYIGQYLKTRLQYRSDLVVELVSDLLFQAVNLIFIIVVFGHTDFLNGWSRDEIIFIYGFFLVPFALFSSFFNIWDFNERYIVKGELDRILTRPIHSLFQIVLERMELESLFGAITGFVVMAYAGARLGLSINWYDPFLFLVFVIGGALVYAGVFILIACISFWADARTSIMPMMYNIGNYGRYPVDIYNTVIRFVLTWILPFAFVGVYPAAFFLRREEWYVYSFLTPVIGVVFFVISVLVWNEGVKRYRGAGN